One Corynebacterium efficiens YS-314 DNA segment encodes these proteins:
- a CDS encoding vWA domain-containing protein, giving the protein MARNYRRTRYGRYTGGPDPLAPPVDLTEALDAIGRDVMAGYSPEQALREYLRRGARGREGFDELARRAAERRRELLQRNNLGGTLREAKKLLDEAVLAERGQLARDVMMDDTDRSFRELLLDNLPQSTPAAITELNTYDWQSTEARQKFEQIKDLLGREMLDQQFAGMKQAMEGATDEDRAAIAEMLRDLNGLLAKHREGTDTPADFAEFMAKHGEHFPENPRDINELIDALAARSAAAQRMLNSMSEEQRQELMELSAQAFGSPELQNLLGELAGSLQGLRPDLDWSGSEEFTGEEGMGLGDGTGAMQDLAELDSLAEQLRNDHTDIDLDAVKRQLGEEAAVSADLLARLDKAMRDSGLLRRHADGSLRLSPQAMRRLGKTLLDDAAQQLASRTGARDSRLTGASGEQTGASRPYEFGDTQSWDVTRTITNALQRTAGTAGTDGPLKIEIGDVEVVETEARTQNAVALLVDTSFSMAAEGRWVPMKQTALALHHLLSTRFRGDELALISFGRMAMSMDIDELTALPPVHEQGTNLHHGLLLAERFFARHPSMQPTLLIVTDGEPTAHLEDWGEAWFNWPTHPETLKKTVTQLDRITRRGTRTTFFRLGHDQGLEHFLNQLADRVGGRVTAPDLGDLGAAVIGEYLNFRDTGW; this is encoded by the coding sequence ATGGCACGCAACTACCGGCGCACCCGCTACGGCCGCTACACCGGTGGGCCGGACCCACTGGCGCCCCCGGTGGATCTCACCGAGGCCCTGGATGCCATCGGTCGGGATGTCATGGCCGGGTACTCCCCCGAGCAGGCCCTGCGCGAGTACCTGCGCCGGGGGGCACGCGGACGGGAGGGTTTTGATGAACTCGCCCGCCGCGCCGCGGAACGACGTCGTGAGCTGCTGCAACGCAACAACCTCGGTGGCACGCTGCGCGAGGCGAAGAAACTGCTCGATGAGGCGGTGCTGGCCGAACGCGGTCAGCTCGCCCGTGACGTGATGATGGATGACACCGACCGCTCCTTCCGGGAGTTGCTGCTGGACAATCTGCCCCAGTCCACCCCGGCCGCGATCACCGAACTCAACACCTACGACTGGCAGTCCACCGAGGCCCGCCAGAAATTCGAGCAGATCAAGGATCTGCTCGGCCGGGAGATGTTGGATCAGCAGTTCGCCGGCATGAAACAGGCCATGGAGGGTGCCACCGATGAGGACCGCGCCGCCATCGCGGAAATGCTGCGCGACCTCAACGGGTTGCTGGCCAAGCACCGCGAGGGGACCGACACCCCGGCCGATTTCGCGGAGTTCATGGCCAAACACGGTGAGCACTTCCCGGAGAATCCCCGGGATATCAACGAGCTCATCGATGCCCTGGCCGCCCGTTCCGCCGCCGCCCAGCGCATGCTCAACTCCATGTCCGAGGAACAGCGTCAGGAGCTGATGGAGTTATCCGCCCAGGCCTTCGGGTCGCCTGAGCTGCAGAACCTGCTGGGTGAACTCGCCGGCAGCCTGCAGGGTCTGCGCCCCGACCTGGACTGGTCCGGTTCCGAGGAGTTCACCGGTGAGGAGGGCATGGGACTGGGTGATGGCACCGGGGCCATGCAGGATCTCGCCGAGCTGGATTCCCTGGCCGAGCAGCTGCGCAATGACCACACCGACATCGACCTCGATGCGGTCAAACGTCAGCTTGGTGAGGAGGCGGCCGTGTCCGCCGATCTGCTCGCCCGCCTGGACAAGGCGATGCGCGACAGTGGTCTGTTGCGTCGTCACGCCGACGGTTCGCTGCGCCTGTCCCCGCAGGCGATGCGGCGTCTGGGCAAAACCCTGCTTGACGACGCCGCCCAGCAGCTCGCCTCCCGCACCGGTGCGCGCGACTCCCGCCTGACCGGGGCGAGCGGCGAACAGACCGGGGCATCACGCCCCTATGAATTCGGCGACACCCAGTCCTGGGATGTCACCCGCACCATCACCAACGCCCTGCAGCGCACAGCGGGCACAGCAGGAACAGACGGTCCCCTCAAGATCGAAATCGGTGATGTGGAGGTCGTCGAAACCGAGGCCCGCACCCAGAACGCCGTCGCGCTGCTCGTGGACACGTCCTTCTCCATGGCCGCGGAGGGCCGGTGGGTGCCCATGAAACAGACCGCCCTGGCACTGCATCATCTGCTGTCCACCCGGTTCCGCGGTGATGAACTGGCCCTGATCAGTTTCGGTCGCATGGCCATGAGCATGGACATCGACGAGCTCACCGCCCTGCCACCGGTGCATGAACAGGGCACCAACCTCCACCATGGCCTGCTGTTGGCCGAGCGGTTCTTCGCCCGCCACCCCTCGATGCAACCCACCCTGCTCATCGTCACCGATGGTGAACCCACCGCGCACCTGGAGGATTGGGGTGAGGCCTGGTTCAACTGGCCGACCCACCCGGAGACCCTGAAGAAGACCGTCACGCAGCTGGACCGCATCACCCGCCGTGGCACCCGCACCACCTTCTTCCGTCTCGGTCACGATCAGGGCCTGGAGCACTTCCTCAACCAGCTCGCCGACCGCGTGGGTGGTCGTGTCACCGCCCCGGACCTGGGTGATCTGGGGGCCGCGGTCATCGGGGAATACCTCAACTTCCGCGATACGGGCTGGTAG
- a CDS encoding class I SAM-dependent methyltransferase has translation MSQEVPGAYGARAESYHRLLGTADEVSPVEMDLITRWARTVEGRIIDAGAGSGRWTHVLHRMGLEVTGIDITPELVAIGRREYPGVDIAEGSMDALPAADGSLGGILAWYSLIHTPPEEMPDILAEFHRALHPGGSILLGYIDGAEVTTIQHPIAPTWSWPAAEMTHLLDDEGFRIIHSQHRQHAGTWPQATVIAVKKQ, from the coding sequence ATGTCGCAGGAGGTTCCCGGCGCCTACGGCGCCCGGGCGGAGAGCTACCACCGGTTGCTTGGCACAGCGGACGAGGTATCCCCGGTGGAGATGGACCTGATCACCCGGTGGGCCCGGACCGTGGAGGGCAGAATCATCGACGCCGGGGCAGGATCCGGACGGTGGACCCACGTCCTGCACCGGATGGGCCTGGAGGTCACCGGCATCGACATCACCCCGGAACTGGTGGCGATCGGTCGCCGGGAGTATCCGGGTGTGGACATCGCAGAAGGGTCCATGGATGCCCTACCGGCCGCAGATGGGTCACTCGGGGGCATCCTGGCCTGGTATTCCCTCATCCACACCCCGCCGGAGGAGATGCCGGATATTCTCGCGGAATTCCACCGCGCCCTGCACCCTGGTGGTTCCATCCTGCTGGGCTATATCGACGGCGCTGAAGTAACCACCATTCAACACCCGATTGCCCCCACCTGGTCCTGGCCGGCAGCCGAGATGACCCACCTGCTCGATGATGAGGGTTTCCGCATCATCCACTCCCAGCACCGGCAGCACGCAGGCACCTGGCCCCAGGCCACCGTCATCGCAGTAAAGAAACAGTAG
- a CDS encoding GNAT family N-acetyltransferase translates to MPLTFARARPEDTAAVQQVYRRIIDHLGATIDYPRWHQVGHPSPELIAAWITAGELYVVRDGADDNSILGSILGAVVLNHDTADGYGRADWSIDVPPGQVLVVHALGVLPERAGQGIARFILDATVDLARQQGMRAIRLDVYVDNTPALRLYTAYGFTDLGCHHLDYGTYGLTEFHLFELVL, encoded by the coding sequence ATGCCCCTGACGTTCGCCCGGGCTAGACCTGAAGACACCGCCGCGGTCCAGCAGGTCTACCGCAGGATCATCGACCACCTGGGTGCCACCATCGACTATCCCCGGTGGCATCAGGTGGGCCACCCATCCCCGGAGCTCATTGCCGCCTGGATCACCGCGGGGGAGCTATACGTTGTGCGCGATGGTGCTGATGACAACAGCATCCTCGGCAGCATCCTCGGCGCGGTGGTGCTCAACCACGACACGGCGGACGGTTATGGTCGAGCCGACTGGTCCATCGACGTTCCACCTGGGCAGGTGCTGGTGGTCCACGCGCTCGGCGTGCTGCCGGAGCGCGCCGGGCAGGGGATCGCCCGGTTCATCCTTGATGCCACGGTGGATCTGGCCAGGCAACAGGGCATGCGCGCGATCCGTCTTGATGTCTATGTGGACAACACCCCCGCCCTTCGGCTCTACACTGCTTACGGATTCACCGATCTCGGCTGCCACCATCTCGACTACGGCACCTATGGTCTCACCGAGTTCCACCTCTTTGAACTGGTGCTCTAA
- a CDS encoding isocitrate lyase/PEP mutase family protein: MTDVKALATTFAKAHESGRTLVLPTVWDTWSAGVAVEVGFEGLTIGSHPVADAIGSSDGENMDFADYLDKIKRITSSVEVPVSADVESGYGLQPAELIERLLEAGVVGANIEDVVHSEGKRVRDRQEHADYIAAARAAADEAGVDFVINGRTDAVKLGTDVFEDPLAEAQERIRLMESAGARSVYPVGLVTADQVSQLVGAVSVPVNVTAHPADGHGAGDLAALTQLGARRVTFGPLWQMWLAELSVGQLGKWIA, translated from the coding sequence ATGACTGATGTAAAAGCACTCGCCACCACCTTCGCCAAAGCCCACGAATCCGGACGCACCCTGGTGCTGCCCACCGTGTGGGACACCTGGAGCGCCGGGGTTGCCGTCGAGGTAGGTTTCGAGGGCCTGACCATCGGTAGCCACCCGGTTGCCGACGCCATCGGCAGCTCCGATGGTGAGAACATGGATTTCGCCGACTACCTGGACAAGATCAAGCGCATCACCTCCTCCGTCGAGGTGCCCGTCAGTGCCGATGTGGAATCCGGTTACGGGCTCCAGCCGGCCGAACTCATCGAGCGTCTGCTGGAGGCCGGTGTTGTCGGCGCCAACATCGAGGATGTTGTCCACTCCGAGGGCAAGCGTGTGCGCGACCGTCAGGAGCACGCCGACTACATCGCCGCGGCACGCGCCGCCGCGGATGAGGCGGGCGTGGACTTTGTCATCAACGGTCGCACCGATGCGGTGAAGCTGGGCACGGATGTCTTCGAGGATCCTCTCGCCGAGGCGCAGGAGCGCATCAGGCTCATGGAGTCCGCCGGTGCCCGTTCCGTCTATCCCGTCGGCCTGGTCACCGCCGACCAGGTATCCCAGCTGGTGGGGGCTGTTTCTGTCCCGGTCAATGTCACCGCCCACCCGGCTGATGGCCACGGCGCAGGCGACCTCGCGGCCCTGACCCAGCTCGGCGCCCGCCGCGTCACCTTCGGCCCGCTGTGGCAGATGTGGCTGGCGGAGCTGTCGGTGGGCCAGCTCGGGAAGTGGATCGCTTAA
- a CDS encoding macrolide 2'-phosphotransferase, producing the protein MDILALARAHRLDLDPESLRFIEMGLDFRVVMATDTVGRGWVLRIPRYPSVMDRAAAEARVLQVVSRHLPVQVPDWRIHTRELIAYPLLPGVPGLELAGDGEPVWNVDASSPVYVDDLAGILTQLHAIPAAEVADTGIPIRTPEEVRETWSADIDRVAQEFTVNTALLRRWREWVEEDSYWPEHTVLTHGELYPGHTLVEDGRITGIIDWTTARVGDPAADLMMQQMIGTPDSVERLLDRYVRGGGQIWPRIREHCAELIAASPVGYALYALEVDNPELLDAAAMMLNPADP; encoded by the coding sequence GTGGATATCCTCGCCCTGGCCCGCGCGCACCGGCTGGATCTGGACCCTGAATCGCTGCGCTTCATCGAGATGGGCCTGGATTTCCGGGTGGTCATGGCCACGGACACCGTCGGCCGGGGCTGGGTCCTGCGGATCCCCCGCTACCCCTCCGTGATGGATCGCGCCGCCGCGGAAGCGAGGGTTCTGCAGGTTGTCTCCCGGCACCTGCCGGTTCAGGTGCCCGACTGGCGGATCCACACCCGGGAGCTGATCGCCTATCCCCTGCTGCCCGGAGTCCCGGGTCTGGAACTTGCCGGGGACGGTGAACCGGTGTGGAATGTCGATGCCTCCTCACCGGTCTATGTCGATGACCTGGCAGGCATCCTCACCCAGCTGCATGCCATCCCCGCCGCGGAGGTCGCCGACACCGGCATCCCCATCCGCACCCCGGAGGAGGTGCGCGAGACCTGGTCGGCGGACATCGACCGGGTGGCGCAGGAATTCACCGTGAACACCGCACTGCTGCGGCGCTGGCGGGAATGGGTGGAGGAGGACAGCTACTGGCCAGAACACACCGTGCTCACCCACGGGGAGCTCTACCCCGGTCACACCCTGGTGGAGGATGGGCGCATCACCGGGATCATCGACTGGACCACCGCCCGGGTGGGTGACCCGGCCGCTGATCTCATGATGCAGCAGATGATCGGCACCCCGGACAGCGTCGAACGGCTCCTGGACCGGTATGTCCGTGGTGGCGGTCAGATCTGGCCACGCATCCGGGAGCACTGTGCGGAGCTGATCGCAGCCAGCCCGGTGGGGTACGCCCTCTACGCCCTCGAGGTGGACAACCCGGAGCTGCTGGATGCTGCCGCAATGATGCTCAACCCGGCTGATCCATAA
- a CDS encoding sigma 54-interacting transcriptional regulator translates to MTPDNSPGSAPASASSTPPAAATLGELKATGYTHRPVREEIRDNLLAKLAAGEDPWPGLHGLQHTVIPQVERALIAGHDIVLLGERGQGKTRLLRSLAMLLDEWIPAVADTDLREDPLAPITEATRLRVELEGDDLPIVWVHREDRYAEKLATPDTSVADLIGDVDPMRVAEGRRLGDPETIHYGLIPRSNRGLVAINELPDLAERIQVAMLNVMEERDVQIRGYMLRLPLDVLVVASANPEDYTNRGRIITPLKDRFGAEIRTHYPLALEDEIAVITQEADLVAEIPPVLLEILARYTRALRESPAVNQRSGVSARFSIAGAETVAAAALRRATIRGEDTAVARLVDLEAAVDVLSGKIEFESGEEGREWETLEYLLRTATAEAIRSHLRGVDFTPLITALDGSVTVSTGEQVTAEEFLAGLPELGESDLYDKVADIFGATTPGTRAAAIELALEGLYLSRKIAKDSGEGETIYG, encoded by the coding sequence ATGACCCCCGACAACTCCCCCGGCAGCGCTCCCGCCAGCGCCTCCAGCACCCCTCCCGCTGCCGCCACGCTCGGTGAGCTCAAGGCCACCGGGTACACCCACCGGCCGGTGCGCGAGGAGATCCGCGACAACCTGCTGGCCAAACTCGCCGCGGGCGAGGATCCCTGGCCCGGTCTGCACGGTCTGCAGCACACGGTGATCCCGCAGGTGGAGCGCGCCCTGATCGCCGGTCATGACATCGTTCTGCTCGGCGAACGTGGTCAGGGCAAGACCCGCCTGCTGCGGTCCCTGGCGATGCTTCTCGACGAGTGGATCCCCGCCGTCGCCGACACCGATCTGCGTGAGGATCCCCTGGCCCCCATCACCGAGGCCACCCGCCTGCGGGTGGAACTGGAAGGCGATGACCTGCCCATCGTGTGGGTGCACCGCGAGGACCGTTATGCCGAGAAACTGGCCACCCCGGATACCTCGGTGGCCGACCTCATCGGTGACGTGGATCCCATGCGGGTGGCCGAGGGACGCCGCCTGGGCGACCCGGAGACCATCCACTACGGTCTGATCCCACGGTCCAACCGTGGCCTGGTGGCCATCAATGAGCTGCCCGACCTCGCCGAGCGCATCCAGGTAGCCATGCTCAATGTCATGGAGGAACGCGATGTGCAGATCCGCGGCTACATGCTGCGCCTGCCGCTGGATGTACTCGTGGTGGCCTCGGCCAACCCGGAGGACTACACCAACCGCGGGCGCATCATCACCCCGCTCAAGGACCGCTTCGGCGCGGAGATCCGCACCCACTACCCGCTCGCCCTGGAGGATGAGATCGCGGTGATCACCCAGGAGGCGGACCTGGTCGCAGAGATTCCCCCCGTTCTGTTGGAGATCCTCGCCCGTTACACCCGCGCGCTGCGGGAATCCCCCGCGGTGAACCAGCGTTCCGGTGTCTCGGCGCGTTTCTCCATCGCCGGGGCGGAGACCGTCGCCGCCGCCGCCCTGCGCCGCGCCACCATCCGCGGTGAGGATACGGCCGTGGCCCGCCTGGTGGATCTGGAGGCCGCCGTGGATGTGCTCAGCGGCAAGATCGAATTCGAGTCCGGTGAGGAGGGCCGCGAGTGGGAGACCCTGGAATACCTGCTGCGTACCGCCACCGCCGAGGCCATCCGCTCCCATCTGCGTGGGGTGGATTTCACCCCGCTGATCACCGCCCTGGATGGGTCGGTCACCGTCTCCACGGGTGAGCAGGTCACCGCCGAGGAGTTCCTCGCTGGCCTGCCGGAACTGGGCGAGTCGGATCTCTACGACAAAGTCGCCGACATCTTCGGGGCCACCACCCCCGGCACCCGCGCCGCGGCCATCGAATTGGCCCTCGAGGGCCTCTATCTCTCCCGGAAGATTGCCAAGGATTCCGGCGAGGGCGAAACCATCTACGGATAA
- a CDS encoding histidine phosphatase family protein produces the protein METTPPTSTLLLLVRHGATPTTGQVLPGRTPGLHLSDVGRRQAREVAERIDALPLAAIYTSPMERARETAAPTAGKFGLEPQVMDDLIECEFGEWTGQKLTDLYKLPEWKTVQQQPSTFRFPGGESFTEMQQRMAGAVEEIVARHTGEVVALFSHADPLKAVVAHLGGIPLDSFQRISIDTASISVAEFLTPKAPGDNAAGEDHTDTTSPNQFRMVVTNSRTGSLSYLREG, from the coding sequence ATGGAGACCACGCCACCCACCTCGACGCTTCTTCTGCTGGTGCGCCACGGGGCCACACCCACCACCGGCCAGGTACTGCCCGGCCGCACACCGGGCCTCCACCTCAGTGATGTGGGACGCCGGCAGGCGCGCGAGGTGGCGGAGCGGATCGACGCCCTACCCCTGGCCGCCATCTACACCTCCCCGATGGAACGCGCCCGGGAAACGGCCGCACCGACCGCCGGGAAGTTCGGACTGGAACCACAGGTCATGGATGACCTCATCGAGTGCGAGTTCGGTGAATGGACGGGGCAGAAACTCACCGACCTGTACAAACTGCCTGAATGGAAGACGGTGCAGCAACAACCCTCCACCTTCCGTTTCCCCGGTGGGGAGAGCTTCACCGAGATGCAGCAACGGATGGCCGGGGCGGTGGAGGAGATCGTCGCCCGGCACACCGGTGAGGTGGTCGCATTGTTCAGTCACGCCGACCCCCTCAAGGCGGTGGTGGCCCACCTCGGTGGAATCCCGTTGGATTCCTTCCAGCGCATCAGCATCGACACGGCCTCGATCTCGGTGGCGGAATTCCTCACGCCCAAGGCACCGGGTGACAATGCGGCAGGGGAGGACCACACCGACACCACATCACCGAATCAGTTCCGGATGGTGGTGACCAACTCCCGGACCGGTTCCTTGAGTTACCTGCGGGAGGGCTGA
- a CDS encoding 3-alpha-hydroxysteroid 3-dehydrogenase has translation MSRTIVVTGAASGIGQATAQALEDAGDRVIRVDLKEGDVTADLGTKEGVAAAIEKITGLSDGVLDGLVANAGVSHPTELALKINYFGTVALIEGLRPLLEKSEAPRITVTSSAATLQGNDPELVDLLLGGNYDAAMERGVALAEQGPQIGYANYSSSKRAISRWIRRMAPTPEYAGAGIGINGVGPGQVYTGMTTELFSTEEGRKMAADAMPTPYNGIAEAEHIAAVHAFLVSADNARMTGQIIFVDGGYDALSRGDDIW, from the coding sequence ATGTCACGCACCATTGTTGTCACCGGGGCTGCATCCGGAATCGGACAGGCTACCGCCCAGGCACTGGAGGATGCCGGCGACCGCGTCATCCGGGTGGATCTCAAGGAGGGCGATGTCACCGCCGACCTGGGCACCAAGGAGGGTGTGGCCGCCGCGATCGAGAAGATCACCGGGCTCAGCGACGGTGTGCTCGATGGCCTGGTGGCCAACGCCGGTGTCTCCCATCCCACTGAACTGGCCCTCAAGATCAACTACTTCGGCACCGTCGCCCTCATCGAGGGACTGCGCCCCCTGCTGGAGAAGTCCGAGGCACCCCGCATCACCGTGACCAGCTCCGCGGCCACCCTCCAGGGCAATGACCCGGAACTGGTGGATCTGCTGCTGGGTGGCAACTACGACGCCGCCATGGAACGGGGAGTGGCGCTGGCTGAGCAGGGCCCGCAGATCGGCTACGCCAACTACTCCAGCTCCAAGCGGGCGATCTCCCGCTGGATCCGCCGGATGGCACCCACCCCGGAGTACGCAGGTGCGGGAATCGGCATCAACGGTGTGGGACCGGGACAGGTCTACACCGGCATGACCACCGAGCTGTTCTCCACGGAGGAGGGCCGCAAGATGGCTGCCGACGCCATGCCCACCCCCTACAACGGCATCGCCGAGGCCGAGCACATCGCCGCGGTCCACGCCTTCCTGGTCTCTGCGGACAATGCGCGGATGACCGGCCAGATCATCTTCGTCGACGGCGGTTATGATGCACTGTCCCGCGGCGATGACATCTGGTAG
- a CDS encoding SCO1664 family protein — translation MAEQFGEAGESGDARDAVDRGELDPRPPFDRELEILRTGDLAVVTQLMESSNLGFVVDSSHKEDYGWAVYKPLLGERPLFDFPPGLHAREEAAFLLSEYLGWHLVPPTVTREDGPFGVGSLQWFIDNDGDHYFPLLETREDLHDQFRRMAVFDLLANNTDRKSGHVLLDSGDRVWGIDHGLCFHAESKLRTVIWDFAGEPIDQELVRAVSPLIDEVPDDLARLLLPEEVDALQTRASRIVRLPFFPHPRSHYQFPWPLV, via the coding sequence ATGGCTGAGCAGTTCGGCGAGGCCGGGGAATCCGGGGATGCGCGCGACGCGGTCGACCGCGGGGAGCTGGATCCACGCCCGCCGTTTGACCGGGAACTGGAGATCCTGCGCACCGGGGACCTGGCGGTGGTGACCCAGCTGATGGAATCGAGCAATCTGGGGTTCGTGGTGGATTCCAGCCACAAGGAGGACTACGGCTGGGCGGTGTACAAACCCCTGCTGGGGGAGCGGCCCCTGTTTGATTTCCCACCGGGCCTGCATGCCCGTGAGGAAGCCGCCTTCCTGCTCAGCGAGTATCTGGGCTGGCATCTGGTGCCCCCGACGGTGACCCGGGAGGACGGGCCCTTCGGGGTGGGGTCGCTGCAGTGGTTCATCGACAATGACGGTGATCATTATTTCCCCCTGCTGGAAACCCGCGAGGACCTCCATGATCAGTTCCGGCGCATGGCGGTTTTCGATCTGCTGGCCAACAACACCGACCGTAAATCCGGTCATGTCCTCCTGGATTCAGGGGACCGCGTGTGGGGCATCGACCACGGCCTGTGTTTCCACGCCGAGTCCAAACTCCGCACCGTGATCTGGGATTTCGCCGGGGAACCCATCGACCAGGAACTGGTGCGGGCGGTTTCCCCGCTCATCGACGAGGTACCCGATGATCTCGCCCGGCTCCTGCTGCCCGAGGAGGTCGATGCCCTTCAGACCAGAGCCTCACGCATTGTGCGCCTGCCATTCTTCCCGCATCCCCGTTCGCACTACCAGTTCCCCTGGCCACTGGTGTGA
- a CDS encoding DUF4185 domain-containing protein, producing the protein MSKSVRALTLIVTGALTCAALSPGALAQSAFSSGSSGSTGSSSASGSSGGGNPTNPATPWAEDISEGLVVNLIGDLLGPGISNHVGVMTGDLGTMTRLGDGGEFAIIFGDSFRGATFGQGDWLSPIGVVAEMDADGRIVIKRPLNDGWRVEQLVNYSHNDRGLTLLPSDVMNINGNLYMQAMWNEGVGNVLYTQIWESADQGRKWRSIATIPTSYLGGKANLITWEYDQANDWVYMMSSEFKRNDDVYLTRFRPYEIDDRTKWQHYSLNSDGTGSWGSRYTPILSDRVKAGEMSLRHIEGHWVLAMFNAETMAIEVRISEEIERDWNEITPANVVVSGFGGWGAEQSPSNFTQLYGGYITPGSTLGNMDLVVSQWNTSNNSRYMSTQFNVKGLDKFFGITAPEASNARSMMRTLDAPADTVGNQDVIEVEQVEVTPAPEVELAESLTDITIVPLEESTD; encoded by the coding sequence ATGTCAAAGTCTGTCCGCGCCCTCACCCTGATCGTGACCGGGGCGCTCACCTGTGCTGCCCTCTCCCCCGGGGCGCTCGCCCAGTCCGCGTTCTCCTCGGGCTCCTCCGGTTCCACCGGGTCCAGCAGTGCATCGGGGTCCTCCGGTGGAGGCAATCCCACAAACCCGGCCACCCCCTGGGCCGAGGACATCTCGGAGGGACTGGTGGTTAACCTCATTGGTGATCTGCTGGGGCCCGGTATCTCCAACCACGTGGGCGTGATGACGGGTGATCTCGGCACCATGACCCGGCTGGGTGATGGCGGGGAATTCGCCATCATCTTCGGGGATTCCTTCCGCGGTGCCACCTTCGGCCAGGGTGACTGGTTGAGTCCCATCGGTGTCGTCGCCGAGATGGACGCTGACGGGCGCATCGTGATCAAACGCCCCCTCAATGACGGCTGGCGGGTGGAACAGCTGGTCAACTACTCGCATAATGACCGCGGCCTGACCCTGCTGCCTTCTGATGTCATGAACATCAACGGCAACCTCTACATGCAGGCGATGTGGAATGAGGGTGTCGGCAATGTTCTGTACACCCAGATCTGGGAATCCGCCGATCAGGGACGCAAGTGGCGCAGCATCGCCACCATCCCCACCAGCTACCTGGGTGGGAAGGCCAACCTGATCACCTGGGAGTATGACCAGGCCAATGACTGGGTCTACATGATGTCCTCGGAGTTCAAGCGCAATGATGATGTCTACCTCACCCGCTTCCGTCCCTACGAGATCGATGACCGCACCAAGTGGCAGCACTACTCCCTCAACTCCGATGGCACCGGGTCCTGGGGGTCCCGCTACACCCCGATCCTCAGCGACCGGGTGAAGGCCGGGGAGATGTCATTGCGCCATATCGAGGGGCATTGGGTGCTGGCGATGTTCAACGCCGAGACCATGGCCATCGAGGTGCGCATCTCCGAGGAGATCGAACGGGACTGGAATGAGATCACGCCCGCCAACGTGGTGGTCTCCGGTTTCGGCGGCTGGGGTGCGGAACAGTCCCCGAGCAATTTCACCCAGCTCTACGGCGGTTATATCACCCCGGGGTCCACCCTGGGCAACATGGATCTGGTGGTCTCGCAGTGGAACACCAGTAACAACAGCCGATACATGTCCACCCAGTTCAACGTCAAGGGGCTGGACAAGTTCTTCGGCATTACCGCACCGGAGGCATCCAATGCCCGCAGCATGATGCGCACCCTGGACGCCCCGGCTGACACGGTGGGCAACCAGGATGTCATCGAGGTCGAGCAGGTCGAGGTCACCCCGGCCCCCGAGGTCGAGCTGGCCGAGTCCCTGACCGACATCACCATCGTGCCACTGGAGGAGAGCACTGACTAG